The Mesorhizobium sp. INR15 region CGATATTGACTATCGTGTGTTTAAGGGCTTCAGCCCCATGTGCAGCAGCCACGCGGAGAACAAGCTCGGGAATGATGGCTAGAGTTTTGTCGAGTTCCCATCTTTCGTGATCGAAATGATCGCGTTGGCCGTCCCCGTGCCCAACAACAAGCAGAAGCTCTTGCAGGGAGCGCCAGACGATCTCCGGCGGTTTGATATGTCCTGCTCTGCCCTTTCCTAAAAGGCCTCCCGCAGCTTCGAGCTTCCTTTGGTATGGGGCCAGTAGCGGCGAATCTGGGTATCGCCGCAAGCCAATACCTGGACCGAGCCGCGCTTCGATGGCCGCATAGTTGAATACATCTATGGTAGCTTCGACGATTCCGTCAACGGAATCGATACGATGGTTCAACAGCGTCGGTGGTACCATCTGACTGAAAAAAAGACGCCCAAGCTCGATCTCATTTACAGCCAATGCCAGGCGCGCCGCCCGGCTGCAGATGGCGTTGCTTAAGCCTTCGGTTGCGGAAGACGCTTCTATCAGGCGCTTTCGAATAAGGCGGAGGTCGTCCCAAGCATGAGCCGTTTCGGCCGACCGAAGTTGCAACACCGGAAGTTTAATGGCCTGTATTTCAAGGGAATCGCAAAGGGCCTGGAGATCCATATCCGGCGCTGCGTCTATCTTGGAACAGGCGGCCAGCAGGAGCATTTCTTGCTTGAACTCTGCAAGGGCCCCTGCGTCGCCGCGCCGGAAACTATTTTCCGACATTTGAATGCGCGCCAAAGCGCCAAGAAGATGGCGTGGTTCCCGGAAAATAAGTATCCGGCTTGCCCAATCGAAGAGGTCATCATCACCGCGCGCCAGCGAGATGCCCTCGGTGCCCAGAAGCTTTTCGATGGGTTCCGAATCTTCAAAAAGCTTTCGGGCGTCCTCAGGCCGGTTCGCCTCCAGGAGCGCATCGATCACCTTGTAAGGAGCATCAATCGGAATGCTGAAATAGTCGGATTCCAGAAGTGACATTGCCTTATCGAGATCGCCGGTTGCGATGTAAGCGTCGATTAGTCCTCCCACAGTAATAGTGTCAGCCCGCATCTCGATTTCGTGGCGGCAAAGGATGAGCGTGAAGACCGCACCAACGTCATGAAGTCGCTGAGCCGCGGAAAGAGCGAAGCGAATGTCCGCCTGAATCTCACCGGGGTTCCTGCCTTCAACAAATTGCTGACGGAACCACCCCGGCGCGGCCAGGGCCAAAACCGCGACGTCGACTTCGGCACGTGCTAGGTAGCGAAGCTCCATCCAGCGCTGTGCATCATCTACGCTCGCATTGGTTGCCATTTGAGCAAGGTCGCGATAGCGGCGCTTGAGCTCGGCTTCGTCTTTCTGCCCGAAGCGGAGGTTGGTTTTCTCCAAGAGATAAAGTCGGAAGCTGTTGTGAAACAGCGACCAACGCCCTGCCTTGTCCTTTCGCAGCAGATGAAGGGCAGCGCGTGCTGTCAGGTCGGTCGCCGCGCGGCCAACAAGTAGATCAAGCTGCGTCGGATCAAGTGAGCCCTCAATAAGAGCCAAATATGACATGGCTCGTTGCGCGTTTGGTTCAACTTCGATCTCACGCCAGGCGCGATCATAAAACAATTCCGCATTTCCGCCGAAGGTCGGTCCGTCAAACAACCAGTTTCTACGGTCATCCTTGTTTGGAACGGGCAGAAGAGCCTCAATCAGATAACGTACGGACAGCGGGTGGCCTTCGGAGCGCTCCCAAAGGATGTCGTAATCGACATCTGGCGATAGACGGCTCGCGTGGGCGATACGGTGTACCGCTTCACGCGACAACGGGGCGATCTCAATTCGCCTTCCGACAGCATCGGCCTGGTCCCGAACGCTCGGCGGGATGCCCTTTAGGTCCAATTTTTGTGTACCAAGAAGAAAGAGCACGCCGTCGGGGACGGCGTGTGGCAAAGGCAGGACGCTCAACAAGGAGTGTTCGGGTAGTTCTTCGCGTGGGATGTGATCGAGACCGTCAACGATGACGACAGTTTGGATGTCCGAGTTCTTGAAGCGGTCGCCGGCCTCGCGCAGAGTCGTTTCGAACTGCGCCCGCAACTCAGGCAATTGCTCACCCGTAACGAGAGAATGTCCTAAGCCCTGGCGCTTCAGTTGCGAAATGATGTCTTGGAGAAAGTCGGTTGCTTCAGCGCGACCCAGCCCATGCCCCTCGTTAGGCACGAACGCGAGATACCTGACGAATAAGGTATTCGGCACTGGCACCATGCTGGCTTGAAGCAGGGTCGACTTTCCGCTGCCGGGCGATCCGATCAGGCTTACATAGCCACGCCCTGCAGCCTGCAGAGCGTTATAGATATCAGCCTCAGTCTTGGGATTCGATTGTGCGAGAGCATCAACCGGGAAGACATGCTCGTGGCGCAAGCCAAATGGGTCGCGCCAGCCAAGCTCGCGGAACAATTCGGAGGTTTTCCAGCGACGTTTCGAGCCAGCCTCAGCGATCAATCTTGGCAGAAGCGCAAATAAGGCCTTCTGGCGACTTGTGTCCTGAGTAGTGGCTGGATCTAGACCGAGGAGACGCGCGCTTCCACCTGTGATCAGCGCGAGGCCGCGCCAGAGCTGTGAAAATTCTCCCTCGCTAAGACCGCTCGCCTCGTAAAGCTCTGTCAAGAATGGCGCAAAGGGTGATGCTCGCCATTGCTTGAGGGTCCAAATATCGCGATAGCGTTCATTCGCTCGCTGAAAAGCGGCGGACGAGACGCGTTCTTGTCCAGTGCCGTTGAGATTATCTGTTGTGTCGAGAAAGTGGTCGGTGGCAAAACGGAGCTCCACACGCGAAGCCGAGTGCTCGGCACGTAGTTTCTTCCAGGACGAGACTATCGAGGGCCACAGTTCCTCAGCCCCGAAAAATAGCGTTCGCAGTCGGAAGGTGTCGGGGCTCTTGGCGCTTTTGACTTGATAGCCGACTACGGAGTCCTCATAACCAAGCAGGAGATCATCGAAGACGCCGGCCTTGGGATCGGCAAGGCCAACCCAGCGCAACGTGCCTGCTGCAAGGGCCTTGTAGATCAAGCGGGCGGCGAGCTCGTATTGCGGGACGTACCCCCGCATAGCGCGGCGCTCGCCTTCTCCTGGCGGAATGGTCGCTTTGCCCTTCGCGCGCGAACCAGTCATTGCAAGGGCCTTCTACTGCGCTCGGCACTTGGCTGCGTTCGGACCACTGTATTCTCCGCACCGAAATTGGACCGGGCCAAGTGTGAGATGGATGGAATCTGCTTTGATAAATGAACCAATCGGTATCGAAATGAATTTTTGCGGGCCATCCACATATACACACTCGATTCGACATTTCTACTTTAAGGTAAAAAAGTGTCACTACTGGTCATAGCGGCAGGTTGCTACTTTGCGGCGGATAGCTAACGCACAACATGGCTTCAACAGCGAGGTTTGACGTGCGAGATGAAGTGGCCGCCGAAGCCGCGCTGAGCTGCTTCGGGATATCAGGTGCACGCGTCTGCAACGACACATCGAGCGCCTAGACTCTCGCCGACGCAGCCAATCCCACCCGCCTGCCACTTGACAGAGTCGCCTCCTAACTTCCCTACTGGCACCCTTCGCGATTGCCATTGGAGTCCACCGCATGGAGTTCGTCATTCCCGGAACCGCCAATCTCGGGCTGTTCGTCGTCGCGGCTGTTGCCTTGTTGCTGGTTCCCGGGCTGGCGGTTCTGTTCATTGTCGCGCGCTCGGTCGAGCAGGGGCGGCTTGCCGGCTTTGTTTCGGATCTCGGCATCCATTCGGCAACGCTGGTGCATGTGCTGGCCGCCGCGCTCGGCCTGTCGGCGGTGCTGGCCTCGTCGGCGATCGCCTTCAGCATCGTCAAATATGTTGGCGCGGCCTATTTGATCTGGATTGGCCTGCGGAAAATCTTCGGCGGTAGCAAGGGCGGGGACGCGGAGGCGACGCCGGCGCGGCACAGTTACCGGCGGCTCTACCGTGACGGCTTCCTCGTCAACCTTCTCAACCCGAAGACGGCGCTGTTCTTCCTCGCCTTCCTGCCGCAGTTCGTCGATGTGAGCCGTGGCCACGTGGCGACGCAGATCGTCTTTCTCGGGCTGGTCTTCACCGGCCTCGGCTTCATCAGCGACGGCTGCTACGCGCTGGTCGCGAGTGCTGCCGGCAAGTGGCTGAAGCAGAGCCGCACCTACCTGAACTTCGAACGCTATGTCAGCGGCGTCATCTTCATCGGCCTCGGGCTGACGGCTGCCTTCGCAGGCAACCACCGGAAGTAGCCGCACAGGACAGGCAGCCAGGGGTGCGCGGGCGGATTAGCCCGCCACCAGATGCCCGCCCCCGACATCGCTCAGCACCAGCCTTTGCGGGCTCTCGCCCAGCTTGCGCGTCGCGCTGGGGATTTCCTGGTCGAGCCTGGCGAACCGTGTCCGGCGCCTGGCCGGATCCGGCACCGGCACGGCTTCGATCAGGCGCTTGGTGTAGGGGTGGCGCGGGTTGGAAAAAACCTGGTCGCGGGTGCCCATTTCGACGATCTGGCCGAGATACATGACGGCGACGCGGTCGGAGATGTTTTCGACCACCGCCATGTCGTGCGAGATGAAGAGGTAGGCGACGCCGAATTCGCGCTGCAGCTCCTTCAGCAGGTCGAGCACACGCGCCTGCACCGAGACATCGAGCGCCGAGACGCTTTCGTCGGCGATGATCAGCTTGGGCCTGAGCGCCAGGGCGCGCGCGATGCAGACGCGCTGGCGTTGGCCGCCGGAGAATTCGTGCGGGTAGAGCTCCATCTGGGCCGATGACAGGCCGACGCGCTCGAACAGGGCAGCGACGCGAGCGTGGCGCTCCTCCTTCGAGGCGATGCCGTGGATGACGAGCGGCTCGGCGACGAGGTCGCCGACGCGCATGCGCGGGTCGAGCGAGGCGTAGGGGTCCTGAAAGATCATCTGCACGTCGCGGCGCACCGCCTTGCGCTCGGTGCCGCCGAGGCCGGAGAGATTACGGCCGCCAATGGCGATGTCGCCGCTGTAGGGCACCAGCCCGGCCAGCGCCTTGGCGGTGGTGGACTTGCCGCAGCCGGATTCGCCGACCAGCGCCAGCGTCTCGTTGGGCGCGATGGAGAAGCTGACGCCTTCGACGGCGTGGACGCGGCGGTTGACCCGGCCGAAGAAGCCGCCATGCAGGTCGAAGCGGACATGGAGGTCTTTCACCACGGCGACAGCGTTCGGGTGGGCGGCCTGCCCGGATTTCGTCTCCCTGGTGTCCTGGCGGCCGACGCCGGCGCCAATGCGCGGCACCGCCGCCAGCAATTCCTTCGTGTACTCGGCCCGCGGGCGGGCGAAAATGTCGGCTGTCGTGCCTTCCTCGACCATGCTTCCATGCCGCATGATGATGACTCGGTCGGCCATTTCAGCGACAACGCCCATGTCGTGGGTGATAAGGATGACGCTGGTGCCGTGCTTCTGCTGCAGGTCTCGCAGCAGTTCCAGCACCTCGCCCTGCACGGTGACGTCGAGCGCCGTGGTCGGCTCGTCGGCGATCAGCACGTCGGGCTCCAGCGCCAGCGCCATGGCGATCATCACCCGCTGGCGCATGCCGCCGGAGAGTTCGTGCGGAAACTGCTTTAGCCGGCTTTCGGCTTCCGAAATGCGCACCGCCTTCAGCGCCTCGATGGCACGCTGGCGGGCGTCAGCCGGTGACAGGCTGGTATGCGCCTCGATGGATTCGGTGAGCTGGCGGCCGATCGACAGCACCGGGTTGAGCGAGGTCATCGGCTCCTGGAAGATCATGGCGATGCGATCGCCGCGAATGCGGCGCATGCGGCGCTCGTCGAGCGTCGTCAGCTCGGTGTCGCCCAGCTTGATGGTGCCTGCGGAAATGCGCGCGGCCGGCTGCGGCAGCAGCTGCATGATGGCAAGCGCCGTCATCGACTTGCCGGAGCCGGATTCGCCGGCGATGCACAGCGTCTCGCCACGCTTGAGCGTCAGCGAAAGGTTGGACACGACCTCGCGAGGGCCATCCTCGCCGCGCACGGAGACGGAGAGGTTGGCGATGGTGAGGATGGGTTCGCTGGTGGGGGTCATTGCAGGGGCAGGGTTCTGAGAGGTCTATTCCGGCGCGCCCCCCTCTGTCCTGCCGGACCCTGCCCTTCGCTGTCGCTTCGGGCGTTCGTCGTTCGGAAAGCCAAGCAATTGGCTTCCCATCCGCTACGCGGACCACTCCTCACCCCCCGCAAGGGGGGAGATTGGATGTCGCGACGGCTTTCGCCATTTTTCAACGTTGAAGAATGGTCGTGGCGGCGAAACTGCCGATCTCCCCCCTTGCGGGGGAGATGTCCGGCAGGACAGAGGGGGGCGTGACGGAGAGCCAACCTCATTCAAACACGCAGCGCGGGAAGTAGAACGACACCACCCAGTTCGGCATGTCGACGATCTCGCTGATCCTGAGATCGCCGCAGACCGAGGCCAGCATGTAGGCTTCGACAGGGTCTATCTTGTAGCGGCCGGCGATGAGGTCGACCATCTGGGCGACGGCCTCTTTCGCGCCGCTCATCAGGTCGGGGCCGATGCCGGTGGTCACTTCGTAGCCCTTGGCGTCGAGGTGGCGGGTCACCGGGCCCGGCGTGGTGAAGCGCGGCGTCTTCAGCCTGGCGTCCTTGACCAGGTCGAGCTTCAACACGACGTCCATCGGGCTTTCGATTGCCGTGCCGCAGACCTCGCCGTCGCCTTGCGCGGCATGCGTGTCGCCGACGGAGAACAGCGCGCCCGCCACTTCCACCGGCAGGTAGAGCGTGGTGCCGGCGGCAAGGTCGCGGATGTCGAGATTGCCGCCGACGGGGCGCGGCGGCACCACCGAGTGGTGGCCCATTTCAGCCGGCGCATTGCCGATGGTGCCGGCGAAGGGCTTCAGCGGCACGCGGGCATTTTTGCCGAACAGCGCCGGCTCCAGCGAAGCTGCGTCATACTTCCAGATGTTCAGCGCCGGCTCTTTGAAATCGTCGGCAAGCAGGCCAAAACCGGGAATGTTCGCCGTCCAGCCGAAGCCGGACGGTTTGAACATCTCGATCGTCACCTTCAGCGCGTCGCCGGGCTCGGCACCGTCAACGAAGATCGGCCCGGTCGTAGGGTTGATCTGGGCGAAGTCGAGCTTGGCGATATCGGCGACGGTGCTGGCGGGCGTCAGCTGGCCGCCGGACGAATCCAGGCACTGGAACTCGATGGTCGAGCCGGGCGCCACCGTCTGCGCCGGGACAAAGGAATTGTCCCAGCCGAAATGGTGATGGCGCCCGTGGATGGTGTAGTCGCAGTTATTGCACATCTTTTACATACACATTGTCGTAGTTGATGGGGATATGGACCGGGTCGACATAGAGGTTGTCGGCGCCGCCCATGCGGGCCGATTTCATGGTGAAGCGCTGCTCGTTGAAGACCGGCGCCCAGGGCGCGTCTTCCATCACCTTGCCGTAGATGGCGCTCCACATCTTGTCGCGTTCGACCGCCTTGGCCGGATCGACCACCGAGTCGGCTTCCGCTGCCTTGGCGTCGAGGTCCTTGTTGCAGTACCACGACCAGTTCCAGCCGCCGGGCACCGCACCGGCGCAGCCGAGGATCGGGCCGTAGAAGTTCGACGGATCGGGGAAGTCGGCGATCCAGGCCATGCCGCCCGACCAGATCATCGGCGCGCCGGCCTTGTCGCCACCGGCGGCAATGACGTTGGCCTGGGCCAGCGACTGGATGCTGGCCTTGATGCCGATTGCCGCCAAGTCCTGCTGGATTGCCTGCGCGATACGCGGGTTGGGATCGGTATTCATGGCGAACAGCTGCGTTTCGAAACCATCGGGATGGCCAGCCTCGGCAAGCAGTGCCTTGGCCTTGGCGACGTCATAGGGATAGCCCTTGTATTCCTTGTCGTAGCCCGGCATCGACGGCGGCAGCGGCTGGTTGGCCGGCACCGCGCGGTTGTTGATGATCTGGACGACGCGCGCCTTGTTGATGGCCATGTTGACGGCCTGGCGCACCTTCACATTGTCGAACGGCGCCATGGTGGTGTTCATGGTGACATAGCCGGTGTGCAACTGGCCGCCTTCGACCACCAGCGCCTTCTGCGCGGGATCCGCCATCACTTCCTGGAATTTAGCCGGCGGAATGCCGTCGCCGGGCACGTCGATCTCGCCCTTCTGCAGGCGCAGCAGCGCCACGATCGGCTCCTGGCCGATCTCGAAGGTGATCTTGTCGAGATGCGGCAGGCCCTTGTGCCAATAGTCGGCGTTGCGCTCGAAGACGATGCGCTGGCCGAGCGTCCACTCCGCCAGCTTGAAGGCGCCGGTGCCGACCGGATGCTTGCCGAAATCGACGCCGTATTTCTCGACCTCTTCCTTCGGCACGACATGCGAGAAGTTGATGGCCATGACATGCAGGAACGTGGCGTCGGGGCGGGTCAGCTCGAACTTGACCGTGTAGGGGTCGACGACGGTGATGCCGGAGAGGCTTTCGGCCTTGCCGGCCGCGACTTCGTCATAGCCCTTGATCGAACCGAAGAAGCCGGCGCCAGGGCTCTGCGTCTTCGGGTTGGTGACGCGGTCCAGCGAGTATTTCACGTCGTC contains the following coding sequences:
- a CDS encoding ATP-binding protein → MTGSRAKGKATIPPGEGERRAMRGYVPQYELAARLIYKALAAGTLRWVGLADPKAGVFDDLLLGYEDSVVGYQVKSAKSPDTFRLRTLFFGAEELWPSIVSSWKKLRAEHSASRVELRFATDHFLDTTDNLNGTGQERVSSAAFQRANERYRDIWTLKQWRASPFAPFLTELYEASGLSEGEFSQLWRGLALITGGSARLLGLDPATTQDTSRQKALFALLPRLIAEAGSKRRWKTSELFRELGWRDPFGLRHEHVFPVDALAQSNPKTEADIYNALQAAGRGYVSLIGSPGSGKSTLLQASMVPVPNTLFVRYLAFVPNEGHGLGRAEATDFLQDIISQLKRQGLGHSLVTGEQLPELRAQFETTLREAGDRFKNSDIQTVVIVDGLDHIPREELPEHSLLSVLPLPHAVPDGVLFLLGTQKLDLKGIPPSVRDQADAVGRRIEIAPLSREAVHRIAHASRLSPDVDYDILWERSEGHPLSVRYLIEALLPVPNKDDRRNWLFDGPTFGGNAELFYDRAWREIEVEPNAQRAMSYLALIEGSLDPTQLDLLVGRAATDLTARAALHLLRKDKAGRWSLFHNSFRLYLLEKTNLRFGQKDEAELKRRYRDLAQMATNASVDDAQRWMELRYLARAEVDVAVLALAAPGWFRQQFVEGRNPGEIQADIRFALSAAQRLHDVGAVFTLILCRHEIEMRADTITVGGLIDAYIATGDLDKAMSLLESDYFSIPIDAPYKVIDALLEANRPEDARKLFEDSEPIEKLLGTEGISLARGDDDLFDWASRILIFREPRHLLGALARIQMSENSFRRGDAGALAEFKQEMLLLAACSKIDAAPDMDLQALCDSLEIQAIKLPVLQLRSAETAHAWDDLRLIRKRLIEASSATEGLSNAICSRAARLALAVNEIELGRLFFSQMVPPTLLNHRIDSVDGIVEATIDVFNYAAIEARLGPGIGLRRYPDSPLLAPYQRKLEAAGGLLGKGRAGHIKPPEIVWRSLQELLLVVGHGDGQRDHFDHERWELDKTLAIIPELVLRVAAAHGAEALKHTIVNIDSLLDNNPGRLRFPKFRRAFAVAAYNLEPNTQRASDRLPTLPSIEDHSSPHDYASEMCEHAVAQARIGDVTNARFTIAQMHDNSLGIARPPKKDAQYEMWRGIFEKANRADPECCEARVRFYTRLLDGMSKTEGRGAAGRMAAPIMQEAAAASPQLASAVFHALDEANVSNWSTLVTAVLRGILKKRCDLAPLVAVIFNHLVLPVLKEFDRDIYVEIFDAAPRLARQDTLDASVTRIEVDASAPLRVPFLEQMSELAQSHGLIFRPEILDRWRPLPHDVKEAENDSTIRNAFKHVATVEDFKRVLGQEAKIDGYYAGQALETVFEGGASYAGIKGILSYPEIRKSDRALLVAARSAARAGETDDARGYAVALQALAEKDGSWGSWQSGTKLRFYKLMVELEGDPARERAFDAFTYDLSRGREWSNSLIPDLADVFEVVASDANWPSFWDILADHQKEFRDYRIGLELVNQPDASVSEEDLIAFILTAAIDLMTNDFSRQVRYAAIDLCALANGGTIVVSLINRLWNKGGDLALEGVRIAWETRRAPAIEALIRADLHAWIESDDLAVMRYGIACAAELEIDVAPSARSLPAFYSLEIPETEAAHSFEPPAGFSSTAPGLWTEDPYSWTWPLEMALKSLSKATDFSIPLLRLRAADKMRRDGGRSLFGPEPVDAQHSQLTRLELRLMYRRLPIVAAFRAAREVGAELVRAGSFRMKELAAFLDRCGGPNLNFPSRPPVSRPATIPTPNLSKTIWPKDLAEWVGDSPAQPLWPEFSDGIVIAAVGAFTMSSLRRTLTEEHLFVRTDETFSETEFEDTISELPRGIVSGPFVIPLYGEPSKLGIAVIVPDRAGTFSDGSIALCPWIAQQVGLRVETKNPFSYLDELGAVAVRTLWWRDGGLYQRDIDGSGRGEGHLVIASRSAWTAIQPLISETAHVLRWRHATEEDRAESTQAKRLHWKLR
- a CDS encoding acetamidase/formamidase family protein, producing the protein MCNNCDYTIHGRHHHFGWDNSFVPAQTVAPGSTIEFQCLDSSGGQLTPASTVADIAKLDFAQINPTTGPIFVDGAEPGDALKVTIEMFKPSGFGWTANIPGFGLLADDFKEPALNIWKYDAASLEPALFGKNARVPLKPFAGTIGNAPAEMGHHSVVPPRPVGGNLDIRDLAAGTTLYLPVEVAGALFSVGDTHAAQGDGEVCGTAIESPMDVVLKLDLVKDARLKTPRFTTPGPVTRHLDAKGYEVTTGIGPDLMSGAKEAVAQMVDLIAGRYKIDPVEAYMLASVCGDLRISEIVDMPNWVVSFYFPRCVFE
- a CDS encoding ABC transporter ATP-binding protein; this encodes MTPTSEPILTIANLSVSVRGEDGPREVVSNLSLTLKRGETLCIAGESGSGKSMTALAIMQLLPQPAARISAGTIKLGDTELTTLDERRMRRIRGDRIAMIFQEPMTSLNPVLSIGRQLTESIEAHTSLSPADARQRAIEALKAVRISEAESRLKQFPHELSGGMRQRVMIAMALALEPDVLIADEPTTALDVTVQGEVLELLRDLQQKHGTSVILITHDMGVVAEMADRVIIMRHGSMVEEGTTADIFARPRAEYTKELLAAVPRIGAGVGRQDTRETKSGQAAHPNAVAVVKDLHVRFDLHGGFFGRVNRRVHAVEGVSFSIAPNETLALVGESGCGKSTTAKALAGLVPYSGDIAIGGRNLSGLGGTERKAVRRDVQMIFQDPYASLDPRMRVGDLVAEPLVIHGIASKEERHARVAALFERVGLSSAQMELYPHEFSGGQRQRVCIARALALRPKLIIADESVSALDVSVQARVLDLLKELQREFGVAYLFISHDMAVVENISDRVAVMYLGQIVEMGTRDQVFSNPRHPYTKRLIEAVPVPDPARRRTRFARLDQEIPSATRKLGESPQRLVLSDVGGGHLVAG
- a CDS encoding LysE family translocator, with translation MEFVIPGTANLGLFVVAAVALLLVPGLAVLFIVARSVEQGRLAGFVSDLGIHSATLVHVLAAALGLSAVLASSAIAFSIVKYVGAAYLIWIGLRKIFGGSKGGDAEATPARHSYRRLYRDGFLVNLLNPKTALFFLAFLPQFVDVSRGHVATQIVFLGLVFTGLGFISDGCYALVASAAGKWLKQSRTYLNFERYVSGVIFIGLGLTAAFAGNHRK
- a CDS encoding ABC transporter substrate-binding protein — its product is MKKFLASTVAASALALMLGMTSARAEDTIKQGGAITITYKDDVATLDPAIGYDWQNWSMIKSLFDGLMDYEPGTTNLKPDLAESYDISPDGKTFTFKLRHGVKFHNGREMTADDVKYSLDRVTNPKTQSPGAGFFGSIKGYDEVAAGKAESLSGITVVDPYTVKFELTRPDATFLHVMAINFSHVVPKEEVEKYGVDFGKHPVGTGAFKLAEWTLGQRIVFERNADYWHKGLPHLDKITFEIGQEPIVALLRLQKGEIDVPGDGIPPAKFQEVMADPAQKALVVEGGQLHTGYVTMNTTMAPFDNVKVRQAVNMAINKARVVQIINNRAVPANQPLPPSMPGYDKEYKGYPYDVAKAKALLAEAGHPDGFETQLFAMNTDPNPRIAQAIQQDLAAIGIKASIQSLAQANVIAAGGDKAGAPMIWSGGMAWIADFPDPSNFYGPILGCAGAVPGGWNWSWYCNKDLDAKAAEADSVVDPAKAVERDKMWSAIYGKVMEDAPWAPVFNEQRFTMKSARMGGADNLYVDPVHIPINYDNVYVKDVQ